From one Cyanobacterium stanieri PCC 7202 genomic stretch:
- a CDS encoding precorrin-2 C20-methyltransferase (PFAM: Tetrapyrrole (Corrin/Porphyrin) Methylases~TIGRFAM: precorrin-2 C20-methyltransferase~COGs: COG2243 Precorrin-2 methylase~InterPro IPR012382:IPR006364:IPR000878~KEGG: cyc:PCC7424_4665 precorrin-2 methyltransferase~PFAM: Uroporphyrin-III C/tetrapyrrole (Corrin/Porphyrin) methyltransferase~SPTR: Precorrin-2 C20-methyltransferase;~TIGRFAM: precorrin-2 C20-methyltransferase) has protein sequence MSTKKGILYGVSVGTGDPELITLKGVRILENAPIVAFPQGLRHKKGIAEGIIEGYLNPRQKKVPLCFPYTTDDLVLHQAWEKVAFEVYGYLMQGYDVAFACEGDISFFSTFTYLAQYVKMLDEQVVIQRIPGVSSPMVGASALQIPLTMQEEKVAILPAFYSVEELEKVLKTVDIVVLLKVHSVYSQVWQLLKDLDLLKFARVVERASFPDEKIYIDLTNLSSLKLSYFSLMIICQR, from the coding sequence ATGTCAACAAAAAAAGGAATACTTTATGGTGTTAGTGTTGGAACAGGAGATCCTGAATTAATTACCCTTAAAGGGGTTAGAATTTTAGAAAATGCCCCCATTGTGGCTTTTCCTCAAGGGTTAAGGCATAAGAAGGGCATTGCAGAGGGGATTATTGAAGGTTATCTTAATCCTAGGCAAAAAAAAGTTCCTCTGTGTTTTCCTTATACTACTGATGATCTTGTTTTACATCAAGCATGGGAAAAGGTTGCCTTTGAGGTTTATGGTTATTTGATGCAGGGTTATGATGTGGCTTTTGCTTGTGAAGGAGATATAAGTTTTTTTAGCACTTTTACTTATTTGGCGCAGTATGTAAAGATGTTGGATGAGCAGGTTGTTATTCAGAGAATTCCTGGGGTTTCTTCTCCCATGGTAGGGGCTTCTGCTTTGCAAATTCCTTTAACTATGCAGGAGGAAAAAGTGGCTATTTTACCTGCTTTTTATTCTGTGGAAGAATTGGAAAAGGTATTAAAAACTGTTGATATTGTTGTACTGTTGAAGGTTCATTCAGTATATTCTCAAGTATGGCAATTATTAAAAGATCTTGATTTATTAAAATTTGCCCGGGTGGTTGAAAGAGCAAGTTTTCCTGATGAGAAAATATATATTGATTTAACTAATTTATCGTCTCTTAAGTTGAGTTACTTCTCTTTGATGATTATTTGTCAGAGATAG
- a CDS encoding response regulator receiver protein (PFAM: Response regulator receiver domain~COGs: COG0784 FOG: CheY-like receiver~InterPro IPR001789~KEGG: cyt:cce_2050 two-component system, regulatory protein~PFAM: response regulator receiver~SMART: response regulator receiver~SPTR: Response regulator receiver domain protein (CheY)) yields MTTVLIVEDDPINLKVFSKILSKRGGLNVIGTENVDEVLKVANSGVTKVILMDVSLSNSYYDGEPVDGIRITQLLKANPVTHDIPVVLITAHAMEGDKENFLNLSGADGYITKPIVDQEEFVEEVKSFINGEWKVEED; encoded by the coding sequence ATGACTACAGTTTTAATCGTAGAAGATGATCCAATTAATTTAAAAGTTTTTTCCAAAATCCTCAGTAAAAGGGGAGGGTTGAATGTGATTGGCACTGAAAATGTTGATGAGGTATTAAAGGTGGCTAATTCTGGGGTGACAAAGGTTATTTTAATGGATGTTTCTCTGTCTAATAGTTATTATGACGGTGAGCCTGTGGATGGTATTAGAATTACTCAGTTATTAAAAGCAAATCCTGTCACCCATGATATTCCCGTGGTATTAATTACGGCCCATGCCATGGAAGGAGATAAGGAAAATTTTTTAAATCTTAGTGGTGCGGATGGTTATATTACAAAGCCTATTGTTGATCAAGAGGAATTTGTAGAGGAGGTAAAATCTTTTATTAATGGAGAGTGGAAGGTTGAGGAGGACTGA
- a CDS encoding deoxyribodipyrimidine photo-lyase (single-stranded DNA-specific) (PFAM: FAD binding domain of DNA photolyase; DNA photolyase~TIGRFAM: cryptochrome, DASH family~COGs: COG0415 Deoxyribodipyrimidine photolyase~InterProIPR002081:IPR014133:IPR006050:IPR005101:IPR 018394~KEGG: mar:MAE_32950 deoxyribodipyrimidine photolyase~PFAM: DNA photolyase FAD-binding; DNA photolyase domain protein~PRIAM: Deoxyribodipyrimidine photo-lyase~SPTR: Similar to tr|Q4BVE9|Q4BVE9_CROWT Deoxyribodipyrimidine photolyase;~TIGRFAM: cryptochrome, DASH family) gives MANILIWFRNDLRLHDQKCIYRAISAEPKYIIPFYCFDDRTYTQTSFGFPKTGKYRAKLIIESVTDLQKSLQKIGSNLVVKKGKTEEEISKIVEKYQITEVYFSKEATAEERAMEKKLTKILDKKQVKIKTFWQSTLYFPDDLPFSIKELPDLFTNFRKQVEKKAEVYNTFKTPSSLPPLPKNIDIGKIPTLSDLGLEEFTKDDRGVLTFMGGETEAIKRLQYYLWETDNISNYKKTRNGMLGGDYSSKFSPWLAQGCLSPRLIYTEIEKYEQERVKNDSTYWLIFELLWRDFFRFTCLKYGNSVFHKSGLQNIQIPWQENQNLFELWCQGKTGYPLIDANMRELKATGFMSNRGRQNVASFLTKNLGINWQMGAEWFESLLIDYDVCSNWGNWNYTAGVGNDARGFRYFNIPKQSKDYDYQGDYLRHWLPEIASIKGEKIHEPWKLSKEEQTQFKVQLGVTYPRPMVDFFKSVKHNEKVYLGATR, from the coding sequence ATGGCTAATATTTTAATTTGGTTTAGAAATGACCTAAGACTACATGACCAAAAATGTATCTATAGAGCTATTTCAGCCGAGCCTAAGTATATAATTCCTTTTTATTGTTTTGACGATCGCACCTATACCCAAACATCATTCGGGTTTCCAAAAACAGGAAAATATCGAGCAAAATTGATCATTGAAAGCGTAACTGATTTACAAAAATCTTTGCAAAAAATAGGTAGTAATTTAGTAGTAAAAAAAGGAAAAACTGAAGAAGAAATTTCTAAAATTGTTGAAAAATATCAAATCACCGAAGTTTATTTTTCCAAGGAAGCCACGGCAGAAGAAAGGGCGATGGAAAAAAAACTAACCAAAATTTTAGATAAAAAACAAGTCAAAATAAAAACCTTCTGGCAAAGTACCCTTTATTTCCCCGATGACTTACCCTTTAGTATAAAAGAATTACCCGATCTTTTTACCAACTTTCGCAAACAAGTAGAAAAAAAAGCCGAAGTATATAACACCTTCAAAACCCCCTCATCCCTTCCTCCCCTACCCAAAAATATTGACATCGGTAAAATACCAACATTATCCGACTTAGGCTTAGAAGAATTTACCAAAGATGATAGGGGCGTATTAACCTTTATGGGCGGAGAAACCGAAGCCATCAAAAGACTACAGTATTACTTATGGGAAACAGACAATATCAGTAATTATAAAAAAACCCGTAACGGTATGCTAGGGGGTGACTACTCCTCCAAATTTTCCCCATGGTTAGCCCAAGGTTGCCTTTCCCCCCGTCTCATTTATACCGAAATCGAAAAATATGAACAAGAAAGAGTCAAAAACGACTCTACCTATTGGCTAATCTTTGAACTATTATGGCGAGACTTTTTCCGCTTTACCTGCCTCAAATACGGTAATAGCGTATTTCATAAATCAGGATTGCAAAATATTCAGATACCTTGGCAAGAAAACCAAAACTTATTCGAGTTGTGGTGTCAAGGAAAAACAGGCTATCCCCTCATTGATGCCAACATGAGAGAATTAAAAGCCACAGGATTTATGTCTAATCGAGGTAGGCAAAATGTGGCTAGTTTCCTGACAAAAAATCTCGGTATAAATTGGCAAATGGGCGCCGAATGGTTTGAATCGTTACTCATTGACTATGATGTATGTAGCAACTGGGGTAATTGGAATTACACCGCAGGGGTGGGTAACGATGCCCGTGGATTTCGTTATTTTAATATTCCCAAACAATCTAAAGATTATGACTATCAAGGAGACTATCTACGCCATTGGTTGCCAGAAATAGCTTCTATCAAAGGGGAAAAAATTCATGAACCGTGGAAATTATCAAAGGAAGAACAGACACAATTTAAGGTACAATTAGGAGTAACTTATCCTCGTCCCATGGTAGATTTTTTTAAATCTGTCAAACACAACGAAAAAGTTTATTTGGGTGCCACTCGATGA
- a CDS encoding adenylylsulfate kinase (PFAM: Adenylylsulphate kinase~TIGRFAM: adenylylsulfate kinase (apsK)~COGs: COG0529 Adenylylsulfate kinase and related kinase~InterPro IPR002891~KEGG: cyt:cce_3972 adenylylsulfate kinase~PFAM: adenylylsulfate kinase~PRIAM: Adenylyl-sulfate kinase~SPTR: Adenylyl-sulfate kinase;~TIGRFAM: adenylylsulfate kinase) — translation MEHKGVTVWFTGLSGAGKTTISQVVAQKLKDAGYKLEVLDGDIVRTNLTKGLGFSKEDRDENIRRIGFVSNLLTRNGVIVIVSAISPYREIRDEVRGKIGNFVEVFVNAPLATCEERDVKGLYKKARSGEIKMFTGISDPYEPPLNPEIECRTDLEELDESVNKVLQGLKDLGYLAD, via the coding sequence ATGGAGCATAAAGGCGTAACAGTTTGGTTTACAGGGCTTAGTGGAGCAGGAAAAACTACCATTAGCCAAGTAGTAGCCCAAAAACTAAAAGATGCTGGTTATAAATTAGAAGTTCTCGATGGTGATATTGTACGCACCAATTTAACCAAGGGGTTGGGTTTTAGTAAAGAAGATAGAGATGAGAATATTCGTCGTATCGGCTTTGTATCCAATTTATTAACCCGTAATGGTGTAATTGTAATTGTATCGGCTATTTCTCCTTATCGTGAAATTAGAGATGAAGTGAGAGGAAAGATTGGTAATTTTGTAGAGGTATTTGTAAATGCCCCTCTGGCTACCTGCGAGGAAAGAGATGTAAAAGGTTTATACAAAAAAGCTAGATCTGGGGAAATTAAAATGTTTACTGGTATCAGTGATCCTTATGAACCTCCTTTGAATCCTGAAATTGAGTGTAGAACAGATTTAGAGGAATTAGATGAGAGTGTTAATAAAGTTTTACAAGGGTTAAAGGATTTAGGTTATTTGGCTGATTAA
- a CDS encoding protein of unknown function DUF92 transmembrane (PFAM: Integral membrane protein DUF92~TIGRFAM: TIGR00297 family protein~COGs: COG1836 membrane protein~InterPro IPR002794~KEGG: cyt:cce_2068 hypothetical protein~PFAM: protein of unknown function DUF92 transmembrane~SPTR: Putative uncharacterized protein), whose protein sequence is MGEFMMNINVDWSNPWLLGIVVNTVLISLAFILPKKLLTVSGYLNAWLLGVIVWGCLSWQGYLVVLFYFFVGSSVTRIGMKEKQEQGIAEKRDGVRGPENVWGSALIATFCALGYFFASPMWQPLMVLGYVASFATKLSDTCASEVGKAYGKRTFLITTFKPVPRGTEGAVSLEGTLAGIVASVIIAYVAYILGLMGIGGIVICVVSAFVATNFESFVGATFQENFDWLTNEVVNIINTFVGAVSAIALSYYFL, encoded by the coding sequence ATGGGAGAGTTTATGATGAATATCAATGTAGATTGGTCAAATCCTTGGTTGTTGGGGATTGTTGTTAATACGGTGTTAATCTCTTTGGCTTTTATCTTGCCGAAAAAACTTTTAACGGTTTCGGGTTATCTTAATGCTTGGTTGTTGGGGGTAATTGTTTGGGGTTGTTTGAGTTGGCAGGGTTATCTAGTAGTTTTGTTTTACTTTTTTGTGGGTTCTAGTGTAACTCGCATTGGCATGAAGGAAAAGCAAGAGCAAGGTATTGCGGAAAAAAGGGATGGGGTGAGGGGGCCAGAAAATGTCTGGGGTAGTGCTTTGATTGCTACTTTCTGCGCCCTTGGTTATTTTTTTGCTTCTCCTATGTGGCAACCTTTAATGGTTTTGGGTTATGTGGCGAGTTTTGCAACTAAGTTATCGGATACTTGTGCTTCAGAAGTGGGTAAGGCTTACGGTAAACGGACTTTTTTGATTACTACTTTTAAGCCTGTGCCGAGGGGTACGGAGGGGGCTGTTAGCCTTGAGGGTACTTTAGCAGGGATTGTTGCTAGTGTGATTATTGCCTATGTGGCTTATATCTTAGGATTAATGGGTATCGGGGGAATTGTGATTTGTGTGGTGTCGGCTTTTGTGGCGACGAATTTTGAAAGTTTTGTGGGGGCTACTTTTCAGGAAAATTTTGATTGGTTGACTAATGAGGTGGTTAATATTATTAATACTTTTGTGGGGGCTGTAAGTGCGATCGCCCTTAGCTATTATTTCTTATGA